The following proteins are co-located in the Apium graveolens cultivar Ventura chromosome 5, ASM990537v1, whole genome shotgun sequence genome:
- the LOC141660537 gene encoding uncharacterized protein LOC141660537: MANLAKFEFLALDVSGDNYLSWVVDTGLHLSANGLKNTIESEKTPSVEQNAMVIIFLRHHIHENLKYEYLTVKNPLTLWNNLKDRFDHQKLVHLLHDVEKNNELLLKNHHIRPIGSAQLPEVHNTSFRKNGRGKGYRGGRDYGRNRGHGNFCGRFYNQYNSGHLKWQHDGYNNNSGHQKWQNEMPNKRKTPPEGDTRDICFRCGTHGHWTRTCRTPKHLVELYESSKRQNGQKMETNLASYNDEPMIKTTNELENGVNIYYGLDD; the protein is encoded by the exons ATGGCGAATCTTGCAAAATTTGAGTTTCTTGCCTTGGATGTATCTGGGGATAATTATCTATCTTGGGTAGTTGATACTGGATTACACCTTAGTGCTAACGGGTTAAAAAACACCATAGAATCGGAAAAAACTCCAAGCGTTGAACAAAATGCCATGGTTATCATTTTTCTTAGGCATCACATTCATgaaaatttaaaatatgaataCTTAACCGTCAAAAACCCACTCACCCTTTGGAATAATCTCAAAGATAGATTTGATCACCAAAAACTTGTTCATCTACTTCATGACG TTGAAAAGAACAACGAGTTGTTATTGAAAAATCATCATATACGTCCCATAGGGTCTGCCCAGTTACCTGAAGTACATAACACGTCATTCCGGAAGAATGGACGTGGGAAAGGGTATAGAGGAGGACGAGATTACGGACGGAATCGTGGACACGGAAATTTTTGTGGTCGGTTTTATAATCAGTATAACTCTGGTCACCTGAAGTGGCAGCATGATGGATACAACAACAACTCTGGCCACCAGAAGTGGCAGAATGAGATGCCAAATAAAAGGAAGACACCACCAGAAGGGGATACTAGAGATATCTGCTTTAGATGTGGGACTCATGGGCATTGGACTCGTACTTGTCGTACACCCAAACATCTTGTAGAACTTTACGAGTCATCTAAAAGGCAGAATGGACAAAAGATGGAAACAAATTTGGCTAGCTATAATGATGAACCGATGATTAAGACCACAAATGAACTAGAAAATGGTGTTAATATCTACTATGGCCTAGATGACTAG